The proteins below come from a single Pleuronectes platessa chromosome 1, fPlePla1.1, whole genome shotgun sequence genomic window:
- the tradd gene encoding tumor necrosis factor receptor type 1-associated DEATH domain protein translates to MADKTVDHGPWTGCAVMFLQSLCPNVNLLSLYKDRQGKFLVFKVIKLTLIDSAGGLGGYEILKVHDADPFLGVEVKFVDVAACQQFLESYSSGAVRQSLSQHACRLFALPQELMLKTQLKASTHILDLYMDKLELCLQHIHLSQPERLRDEEIEDLEQQLQSQALGPSPQSTFITQEEPPVPSNCFQFQNKVVEDRMLTAADVQSFSNGVGRQWKHVGRALGKSCRALKGPAIDNLAYEYEREGLYEQAYQLLSRFIQAEGRAAKLSRLVKALEDCKLTSLAENILDVMPRE, encoded by the exons ATGGCGGACAAGACTGTGGATCATGGGCCATGGACAGGATGTGCAGTTATGTTTCTGCAGTCGCTCTGTCCCAATGTGAACCTGCTCTCTCTCTACAAAGACCGACAGGGAAAGTTCCTCGTTTTCAAAGTCATCAAACTGACACTTATAG ATTCTGCAGGAGGTCTGGGTGGTTATGAGATACTGAAGGTCCATGACGCTGATCCCTTCCTGGGGGTGGAGGTGAAGTTTGTGGATGTGGCAGCATGTCAGCAGTTCTTGGAGAGCTACAGCTCCGGAGCGGTGcgtcagtctctctctcaacACGCCTGCCGGCTTTTTGCTCTGCCACAAGAGCTTATGTTGAAAACCCAGTTGAAGGCCAGCACGCACATCCTGGACCTCTACATGGACAAGCTGGAACTTTGTCTACAGCACATCCACCTTTCACAG CCCGAGCGCCTGCGCGATGAGGAGATTGAggacctggagcagcagctgcagagtcagGCCCTCGGTCCTTCGCCACAGTCCACCTTCATCACACAGGAAGAGCCTCCTGTCCCCAGCAACTGCTTCCAGTTTCAGAATAAAGTGGTTG AGGACCGAATGCTGACGGCAGCAGATGTTCAGAGCTTTTCTAATGGAGTGGGCCGTCAGTGGAAACATGTAGGGAGGGCCCTGGGGAAGAGCTGCCGCGCTCTGAAGGGTCCGGCCATAGACAACCTGGCCTACGAGTACGAGCGAGAGGGGCTGTATGAGCAAGCCTATCAGTTGCTCAGCCGCTTCATCCAGGCGGAGGGGAGAGCGGCCAAGCTGAGCCGGCTGGTCAAAGCACTGGAGGACTGCAAACTCACCAGCCTGGCTGAAAATATTCTGGACGTAATGCCAAGAGAGTAA
- the gnao1b gene encoding guanine nucleotide binding protein (G protein), alpha activating activity polypeptide O, b, producing the protein MGCTLSAEERAALDRSKAIERNLKEDGQTAAKDVKLLLLGGGESGKSTIVKQMKIIHEDGFSGDDVKQYKPVVYSNTIQSLAAILRAMDSLGIEFGDKDRKADAKLVCDVVSRMEDTEPYSAELLTAMTRVWTDAGTQECFNRAREYQLNDSAQYYLDSLDRIGAPDYQPTEQDILRTRVKTTGIVETHFTFKNLHFRLFDVGGQRSERKKWIHCFEDVTAIIFCVAMSGYDQVLHEDETTNRMHESLMLFDSICNNKFFIDTSIILFLNKKDLFAEKIKKSPLTICFPEYTGANTYDDATAYIQVQFESKNRSPNKEIYCHLTCATDTGNIQVVFDAVTDIIIANNLRGCGLY; encoded by the exons ATGGGATGTACACTGAGCGCCGAGGAGCGCGCCGCTCTGGACCGGAGCAAGGCCATCGAGAGGAACCTGAAGGAGGACGGCCAGACGGCCGCCAAGGacgtcaaactgctgctgctcg GCGGCGGAGAGTCCGGTAAAAGCACCATCGTCAAACAGATGAA GATTATCCATGAAGATGGCTTTTCTGGGGATGATGTGAAGCAGTATAAGCCTGTGGTCTACAGCAACACCATCCAGAGCTTGGCAGCCATCCTCCGAGCCATGGACTCACTGGGCATCGAGTTTGGAGACAAGGATAGAAAA GCCGATGCCAAGCTGGTGTGTGATGTGGTCAGTCGTATGGAGGACACAGAGCCGTACTCTGCAGAGCTTCTTACAGCAATGACGCGTGTCTGGACCGACGCTGGGACTCAGGAGTGCTTCAACCGTGCCCGTGAATACCAGCTTAACGACTCTGCTCAATA CTACCTGGACAGTCTAGATCGGATCGGGGCACCAGACTATCAGCCCACAGAACAGGACATCCTGAGAACCCGAGTGAAGACCACTGGTATCGTTGAAACCCACTTCACCTTCAAAAACCTCCATTTCAG GCTCTTTGAcgtgggaggtcagaggtcagagaggaagAAGTGGATCCACTGCTTTGAAGATGTGACGGCCATTATCTTCTGCGTCGCTATGAGCGGATACGACCAGGTGCTCCATGAAGACGAGACTACT AACCGCATGCACGAGTCGCTCATGCTCTTCGACTCCATCTGTAACAACAAGTTCTTCATCGACACCtccatcatcctcttcctcaacaAGAAGGATCTGTTTGCTGAGAAGATCAAGAAGTCCCCACTGACGATCTGTTTTCCAGAATACACAG GTGCTAATACTTACGACGATGCTACTGCATATATTCAGGTTCAGTTTGAGAGTAAGAACCGCTCTCCCAATAAGGAGATCTACTGTCACCTGACCTGTGCCACAGACACAGGTAACATCCAGGTAGTGTTTGATGCCGTCACTGACATCATTATTGCAAACAACCTGAGAGGGTGTGGCTTATACTGA